Within the Agromyces ramosus genome, the region GTGTCCTGCGCGACCGTGAAATCGTCGTCTTCGGGTGCGATCTCCGCGCCCGCCCCCGCGATGTCGTCCATGCCCCCAGAGTAGGCCTGTCGGACCGATCCCGCACTGACAGGACTCGGTGCGGCTGACGCGCCAGACCGCGTCGACGCGGCACGCGCGTCCGGTGTGCCGTGAAACGGCGGGCATCCGGCTAGAATGAACGTGCGCCCGACGAATCCGTTCTTCGGCCGACCGCGTGAGCCCGGCTCGCGTGCTGCTCGGTTCGGGATTCGGCGTCCCGCCATCCGATGCATCCCCGTGATGTTCTGGGCGGGCTCGATCACCACGACCGGTGGCGAGGGGGCGTGCCGGAGACGGCAGACGAACGGGAGGACCATGGCCCAGACGAGGCAGCGCCAGCGCACGCGTTCACGCGACGATGACGCACCCATCATCCCGATCCTCGCGCGCAAGGTGCGCGAGGTCGAGCAGAAGGCGCAGAAGGGCAAGCTGGGGCCCACGAACCGCACCAAGTTCCAGGTCATCGCGCTGCTCATGCGTGAGGAGCGTGCCCGGGTCAAGGCCGACTCCGAGGTGACCGACTCCGCGCGCGCCGAGCTCCTCAAGCGACTCGACGGCATCGCCCAGATCCTCGCGAAGACCGCCGCACGCGACACGAGCCTCATCGCACTGCTCGAGCCCGACGCCTCGATCTCCACGGTCGCGCAGCGCTTCCGCCGCGACTGGCTCCTCGAGTCCGGCGCCGAGCTCTCACCCGACGAGCTCATCATCACGCGCGAGCCCGAGATCAAGCTCGAGCTCGCCGAGAACCAGGTGATCCCGGCATCCGTCCGGTCGCGCCAGCTCGCGAACCCGTTCCTCCCGCCCGACTTCTCCAAGCCCACGACTCCGGTCGTGCCCGTGCGGCGCCTCGCGAACTGGGAGCTGCTCGGACCGCTGTTCAAGTCGTTCGAGGTCGGCTCCGGCGGCCAGGCCGCGAGCATGGAGCTCCCCGAGGCGCCCAAGGTCGATCGGCTCTCGCCGCGCGGCCTCGAGCTCATGAAGCACCAGGTGCGGTTCATCGAGTCCGCCCGTGAGGGCCACCGCACGTTCCTGCTCGCCGACGAGCCGGGCCTCGGCAAGACGGCGCAGTCGGTGCTCGCGGCATCCGTCGCCGGCGCCTATCCGCTGCTCGCGGTCGTGCCGAACGTCGTGAAGATGAACTGGGCCCGCGAGGTCGAGCGCTGGACGCCGAACCGCCGCGCGACGGTCATCCACGGCGACGGCCACTCGCTCGACGCGTTCGCCGACGTCGTCATCGTCAACTACGACGTGCTCGACCGTCACATGGCATGGCTGTCGACGCTCGGCTTCAAGGGCATGGTCGTCGACGAGGCGCACTTCATCAAGAACCTGCAGTCGCAGCGCTCGAGGAACGTGCTCGCCCTCGCCGAGCGAATCCGCCGCGCCGCCCCCGGCGGCGACCCGCTGCTGCTCGCGCTCACCGGCACGCCGCTCATCAACGACGTCGACGACTTCCGAGCGATCTGGAAGTTCCTCGGCTGGATCGACGGTGACAAGCCCTCGCCCGAGCTCCTCGGTCGCCTCGAAGAGACGGGGCTGACGCCTGCCGATCCGGGCTTCTACACCGAGGCGCGTCGCGCCGTGATCGACCTCGGCATCGTGCGCCGCCGCAAGGTGGATGTCGCGGCCGACCTGCCAGCCAAGCGCATCGCCGACCTCCCCGTCGAACTCGACGACGAGTTGGGCCGTTCGGTCCGTGCCGCCGAGCGTGAGCTCGGCAACCGCCTCGCCGGGCGCTTCCGCGCCCTCGTGGAGGCGCGCAAGCTGCGCATCGGCGACCTCGACGACGAGCAGCGCGACCAGTTCATCCGTGCCGTCGCGAGTGCCGAGCTCGAGGAGTCGAAGTCGGCGAAGTCCGGCGAGAACGTCTTCACGATGGTCCGTCGCATCGGCCAGGCGAAGGCGGGCCTCGCGGCCGATTACGCCGCGCAGCTCGCGCGGTCGGTCGGCAAGGTCGTCTTCTTCGCGAAGCACATCGACGTGATGGACCAGGCCGAGGCGGCGTTCGCAGCCCGCGAGCTCCGCACCGTCTCGCTCCGCGGCGACCAGACGGCCTTCCAGCGCCAGGCCGCGATCGACGCGTTCAACAAGGATCCCGAGGTCGCCATCGCCGTCTGCTCGCTCACCGCGGCGGGCGTCGGCGTGAACCTCCAGGCCGCCTCGAACGTGGTGCTCGCCGAGCTCAGCTGGACGGCCGCCGAGCAGACGCAGGCGATCGACCGCGTGCACCGCATCGGGCAGGACGAGCCGGTCACCGCGTGGCGCATCATCGCCGCGCACACGATCGACGCCCGCATCGCGGAGCTCATCGACTCGAAGCAGGGCCTCGCCGCGCGTGCGCTCGACGGCAGCGACGTCGAGCCGGGCTCGGCCGACTCGGTGCAGCTCGACGCGCTGCAGAGCATCCTGCGCTCGGCGCTCGACGGCAGCCTCTGACCGGAGGCTGACCGGCCGACGGAGGGTGCACCTGCGGAGGCTATAGACTGCGGCAGTCGAATTGCCCCGCCGACGTGGCCACCGGCAACACCATGTTCATTGAGCACCTGGAGTCGTCCACACCATGAAGATCGGGATCCTGACGAGCGGCGGCGACTGCCCCGGACTGAACGCGGTCATCCGCGGCGCGGTGCTGAAGGGCGTCATCTCGCACGACGCCGAGTTCGTCGGGTTCCGCTGGGGTTGGCGAGGCGTGGTCGAGGGCGACTTCATGCCGATCGAGCGCCACGATGTGCGGGGGCTCTCGAAGCAGGGCGGCACGATCCTCGGTTCGAGCCGCACGAACCCGTTCGAGGGCGAGGGCAGCGGCCCCGAGAACATCCAGCGCATGCTCGACGAGAACGGCATCAACGCGATCATCGCGATCGGCGGCGAGGGCACCCTCACCGCCGCGCGCCGGCTCACCGACGCCGGCCTGAAGATCGTCGGCGTGCCGAAGACGATCGACAACGACCTCGCAGCCACCGACTACTCCTTCGGCTTCGACACCGCGGTCGAGATCGCGACCGAGGCCATCGACCGTCTGCGTACGACCGCGGAGTCGCACGGGCGCTGCATGGTGGTCGAGGTCATGGGACGCCACGTGGGCTGGATCGCCCTGCACTCCGGCATGGCGGGTGGGGCGCACGCGATCCTCATCCCCGAGCACCCGACGAACATCGACCAGATCTGCGAATGGGTCGAGTCGGTGCGCGACCGGGGCCGTGCTCCGCTCGTCGTGGTCGCCGAGGGCTTCCACCTCGACGACATGGACGAGGCGCACTCGCACAAGGGCCTCGACGCGTTCAACCGGCCGCGGCTCGGCGGCATCGCCGAGCGACTCGCTCCGATGATCGAGGAGCGCACCGGCATCGAGTCGCGCGACACCGTGCTCGGCCACATCCAGCGCGGCGGCGCCCCTTCGGCCTACGACCGGGTGCTCGCCACACGACTCGGCATGGCCTCGGTCGACGCGGTCTACGACAGCGCCTGGGGCTCCATGGTCACCCTGCGCGGCACCGACATCGAGACGGTGTCGATCGCCGAGGCGGTCGGCAGCCTGAACCGCGTGCCCGAGTCCCGCTACGACGAGGCGAAGATCCTCTTCGGCTGACGGATGCCACTGCCCCAGGTCTGCGTCTGCTACCTCCTGCGCGAGCGCGAGGGGCGCGTCGAGGTGCTGCTCGGTCGCAAGAAGCACGGGCTCGGCATGGGGTACTTCGTCGGACTGGGCGGCAAGCTCGAGCCGGGCGAGACGGCGACGGATGCCGCCGTGCGTGAGGTCTTCGAGGAGTCGGGCGTGACCGTGGCGGCGGGCGACCTCGAACCGCGGGGACTCCTGACGTACCACTTCCCGCACCGTGAGGCGTGGAGCCAGGAGTCGAGCGTGTTCGTGTGCCGCCGATGGGAGGGCGAGCCCGCGGCATCCGACGAGCTCGATCCCGAGTGGTTCGACGTGGCGACGGTCCCGTTCGCGCAGATGTGGGATGACGCCCGGCGATGGCTGCCCGGGGTGCTCGATGGAGGCCTGGTTCGGCGCACCTTCGTCTTCGGTGCCGACCTCGCGACGGTGGTGGAGGAGCCCAGTTCGGTCGCGTAGTATCGTCGATTGCACGGCGATCGCCGGTACTGCAACCAACGTCCGCTGAACATCTGGTGAAACTCTCACCGATCCCAGAGAAAGACGCCGGTGGATCTCACCCTCATCGTCGTGCTGGTCATCGCACTGGCGCTCTTCTTCGACTTCACGAACGGCTTCCACGACACCGCGAACGCGATGGCAACGCCCATCGCCACCGGGGCACTCCGTCCCAAGGTCGCGGTCGGCCTCGCCGCGATCCTCAACCTCGTCGGTGCGTTCCTCTCGACCGCGGTGGCAACGACCATCTCCGGCGGCATCATCAATGAGGGCGAGGGCGGGGTGCTCATCACCCCCGAGCTCATCTTCGCCGGACTCATCGGTGCGGTCGTCTGGAACATGGTCACGTGGCTGCTCGGCCTCCCGTCCTCGTCGAGCCACGCGCTCTTCGGCGGCCTCATCGGAGCTGCGCTCGTCGGATTCGGGGTCGAGGCGATCAACTTCAGCGTCGTCCTCTCGAAGGTGATCCTGCCCGCGATCCTGGCGCCGCTGACCGCGGGCCTCATCGCCTACGCGGCGACGAAGCTCGCCTACGCCATCACCCGGCGCTACGACGGCAAGCCCGACGGTCGCGATGGCTTCCGGCACGGACAGATCTTCTCGTCCTCGCTCGTCGCGCTCGCGCATGGCACGAACGACGCGCAGAAGACGATGGGCATCATCACGCTGACCCTCGTCGCAGCAGGCCTGCAGAGCTCGGGCGACGAGGTGCAGACGTGGGTGATCGTCACCTGCGCCATCGCGATCGCGCTCGGCACATACATGGGCGGATGGCGCATCATCAAGACCCTCGGAACAGGCCTCACCGATGTGAAGCCCGCTCAGGGTTTCGCTGCAGAGACGTCGACGGCCGCGACGATCCTCGCCTCGACGCATCTCGGCTTCGCGCTCTCGACGACGCAGGTCGCGTCGGGATCCGTCATCGGCTCAGGGCTCGGCCGCCGCGGCTCGAAGGTGCGTTGGCGCACGGCGGGCCGAATCGGCATCGGATGGCTGTTGACCCTCCCGGCCGCAGGCGCGGTCGGTGCGCTCGCCGCGTTCATCGCACTGCAGGGCGTGGTGGGCGTCATCATCGACGCGGTCGCCGGGGTCGTCGTGATCTCGACGATCTTCCTCTGGTCTCGTCGCAACGAGGTGTCGCACCGGAACGTCGTCAGCGAGGTCGCCGCGTCGGGCCGCGCGGTGAAGATCAAGCGGAATCCCAAGCCCAAGCGGAAGGTGGCGCCGTGATCGACTGGTTCGCATTCGTCATCGTGCTCGTGACGGCGCTCGTGGGCTCGACCATCGTCGTCGTCGCCTACGCGTTGGGTATCCGGCTCCTCACGCTCTCGGGTCGCACGCCCATCGTGTCGCCGGCGGAGTTCACCGACGCGATCACCGTGGTCACGCCCGCTGAGATCCGCCAAGCCGAGAAGCGCGCCGCGAAGGCGGCGAAGAAGTCGCCGCTCAGCCAGGGGCAGAAGCGTGCAGCCCTCATCGGCGCCCGGGCCTGCTTCGTCGTGAGCGCCGCAGCGGTGATCTTCGGCATCTACCTCATCGTCGGCGAGCACCTGCTGCTCCTGTTCGGCTGAGCGCGCTCCTCCCGGTGTGCGCCCGGCCGTTCCGCCTCGCTACAGTCGTCGGGTGACTACATCGACGCCCCCCGAGGCTCCGCCGCAGCGCGCGAAGCCCGTCAACGCCATCGACCGCTTCTTCGAGATCACCGCGCGTGGCTCCACCGTGGGAACCGAGGTGCGTGGCGGCATCGTCACCTTCGTCACCATGGCCTACATCGTGATCCTGAACCCGATCATCCTCTCGTCGGGTGTCGACGTCGACGGCGATCAGCTCGGCTTCGCGCAGGTCTCGGCGGTCACCGGCCTCACCGCCGGCGTGATGACGATCCTGTTCGGCCTCGTCGCCCGGCTTCCGTTCGCGTTCGCCGCCGGTCTCGGCATCAACTCGTTCCTCGCGGTCTCGGTCGTCGGACAGGTGACCTGGCCCGAGGCGATGGGCCTCGTGCTCATCAACGGCCTCATCATCGTGCTGCTCGCGGCCACCGGGCTTCGCCGCCTCATCTTCGATGCCGTGCCGATCCAGCTGAAGCTCGCGATCACGGTCGGCATCGGGCTCTTCATCGCGTTCATCGGCTTCGTCGACGCCGGATTCGTCACGGCGACGGGCGCCGGCTCGCCGCCCGTCGGCCTCGGTGTCGATGGCTCGGTCGCGACGGTTCCGGCGCTCGTGTTCGTGGTCACGCTCCTGCTCACGGCGATCCTCATGGCCCGCAGGGTGCGAGGGGGCATCCTCATCGGCCTCGTCTCCGGCACCGTGCTCGCGGTCGTCGTCGAGGCGATCTGGAACATCGGCCCGAAGTTCGCGGGCGACGACGTCAACCCGGGCGGCTGGGGCCTCTCGGTGCCCGAGCTCACGGGGTCGTGGGTCAGCGTGCCCGACCTCTCCCTCGTCGGCCAGGTCTCGTTCGGGAGCTTCGAGCGCATCGGCGTGCTCGCCGCCCTGATGCTCGTCTTCACCCTCGTGTTCACGAACTTCTTCGACGCGATGGGCACCATGACCGGCCTGTCGAAGGAAGCCGGCCTCTCCGACGCGAAGGGCGACTTCCCCCGCCTGAGGTCGGCGCTGATCGTCGAGGGAGTCGGCGCGGTCGCCGGCGGATACGCCTCGGCATCGTCGAACACGGTCTTCATCGAGTCGGGTGCCGGCATCGGCGAGGGCGCGCGAACGGGGCTCGCGAACATCGTCACCGGCGTGCTGTTCCTCGTCGCCATGTTCTTCACGCCGCTCGTGTCGATCGTGCCCAGCGAGGTCGCCGCGGCCGCGCTCGTCATCGTCGGTGCGCTCATGATGGCCCAGATCAGGGGCATCGACTTCAGCGAGTTCTCGGTGCTCATGCCGGTGTTCCTCACGATCACGGTGATGCCGCTCACCTATTCGATCGCGAACGGCATCGGTGCCGGGTTCATCAGCTGGGTGATCATCCGGTCCCTCGCCGGCCGGGCGAAGGAGATCACCCCGTTGCTTTGGATCGTGTCGGCGGGCTTCCTCATCTACTTCGCGCGGGGCCCGGTCGAGGCGCTGCTCGGCGGCTGAGGCGCCGGGCCGCGGGCGCGCCCACCACGCGATCGGGGGGATAGCCCCATATTGCGGCGCCCGAGGCATCCGTAGCGTGGAATCACACCCACGAACAGGAGATCTTCGATCATGACCACCGCCACCCACACCGAGCCGCAGGCCCCGTTCGCCACGCCGAACCCCCACGCCGTGCCGAGCGCGGAGACGCGCGGGTTCAGCATCTCGAGCCTCGTGCTCGGCCTCGTGTCGATCGTCGCGAGCTACACGTTCTTCGTGCCCGTCGTCGGGCTCGTGCTCGGCATCATGGCGCTCAAGCGCGAACCCGCGTCGCGCACCATGGCGATCTGGGGCATCGTCCTCAACTCGGTGATGCTCGCCGGCGCCGTGCTCGTCACGGTCGGTGCGCTCGTCTTCGGGCTGGCCATGCTGCCCTTCGCGTTCCTCTGAGCGCAGGCGCCGTCAGGGCGTGACCTCGCGATGGCGGGCGGTGCTTCGGCACCGCCCGCCATTCGCTGTTCTCGCTGGCGAACGTGGCGGGCGATAGGCTCGGTTCGAGTGAACACGCGCCACAAGCGCAACCGAACGGCAATGGAGCCAACTGTGTCGAACCCGACCGCACACCTGTCCGATCCCGACACCCTGGGGGCCAGCATGCACTTTCCGGGCCCCGGAGAGCCCACCCGCACCGAGACCGACTCGCTCGGCTCCGTCGAGGTTCCGGCCGACGCCTACTGGGGCGTGCACACGATGCGCGCACTCGAGAACTTCCCGATCTCCAAGCGGCCCATCTCGGTCTACCCCGACCTCATCGTCGCCCTCGCCTCGGTGAAGCAGGCCGCCGCCCGCGCCAACCGCGAGGTCGGCGTGCTGAACGCCGAGAAGTCGGCGTGGATCGACGAGGCGTGCCAGCGCATCATCGACGGCGAGCACCACGACCAGTTCGTGGTCGGCGTCATCCAGGGCGGCGCGGGAACGTCGACCAACATGAACGCGAACGAGGTCATCGCGAACCTCGCGCTCGAGATCGCCGGCTACGAGAAGGCACGCTACGACGTCGTTCACCCCATCGACGACGTGAACCGCAGCCAGTCGACGAACGACACCTACCCCACAGCACTGAAGATCTCGCTCGCATTCTCGCTCAAGACGCTCCTCACCGAGCTGGAGCTGCTCCGGCAGTCGTTCAGTCGCAAGGCCCAGGAGTTCCACGAGGTGCTGAAGGTGGGGCGCACCCAGCTGCAGGACGCGGTGCCGATGACCCTCGGCCAGGAGTTCCACGGCTTCGCCACGACGCTCGGCGAAGACCACGCCCGTCTCACCGAGACCATCTGGCTGCTCTCCGAGATCAACCTCGGCGCCACCGCGATCGGCACCGGCATCACGGCCGACCCCGGCTACGGCGCTGCCGCCGTGCGTCATCTGAACGAGATCACCGGACTCAGCCTCGAGTCCGCGCCCGACCTCATCGAGTCGACGAGCGACGCGGGCGCGTTCATGTCCTTCTCGGGCTCGCTCAAGCGCAGTGCCATCAAGCTGTCGAAGATCTGCAACGACCTCCGCCTGCTCTCCTCTGGCCCGCAGGCGGGCTTCGGCGAGATCAACCTCCCGCCCCGCCAAGCCGGCTCGAGCATCATGCCGGGCAAGGTCAATCCGGTCATCCCCGAGGCCGTCAGCCAGGTCGCCTACGCGATCGCGGGCACCGACGTCACGGTGACCATGGCCGCCGAGGCGGGCCAGCTGCAGCTGAACGCCTTCGAACCCGTGATCGCCCACTCGCTGCTGCAGTCGATCGTCTGGCTGCGGCAGGCGTGCTGGACCCTCCGCGTCAACTGCGTCGACGGCATCACGGCGAACGTCGAGCGACTCGACTCGATGGTGGCCTCGAGCGTCGGCGTCATCACCGCCCTGATCCCGTTCATCGGCTACACTGCCGCGGCGGTCATCGCGAAAGAGGCCCTGGCGACCGGCCGTCCGGTCGCCGACCTCGTGGTCGAGGCAGGTCTGATGAGCCGGAGCGACGTCGTGCGGCAGCTCGCGCCGTCACGGCTCTCGGGCATCCACCCGATCACGACCGCCATTCCGGTCATCGACCTGCAGGGCGAGCCGTCGGAGTAGCCGCCAGCGACGCTCAGATGACGCGGCAGTGGGTGGTGAGCGAGCCGATGCCGCCGATCGAGACGGTGACGGTCGCGCCGTCGCGGAGGAACACCTGCGGGTTGCGCGAGTAGCCGGCGCCGCCCGGACTTCCGGTCGAGATGAGCGTGCCCGGCGGGATGGTGGCCGAGCGCGAGAGGTACGAGATGATCTCGGCGACGCTGCGCACCATCTCGCTGGTGGAGGCATCCTGCAGGATGCGGCCATCGACGTTCGTGGTCAGCCAGAGGTCTTGCGGATCGGCGATCTCATCGGCCGTGACGACGACCGGGCCCGTCGGTGTGAAGCCGTCGAACGACTTGCAGCGCGACCACTGCGCCTCGCTGAACTGCAGGTCGCGCGCGGTGATGTCGTTGACGACCGTGTATCCCCAGACGTAGTCGAGCGCGTCGCGCGCGTGCACGCCTCGCGCCGGCCTGCCGATGATGACGCCGAGCTCGGCCTCGTAGTCGACCTGCTTCGTGAGGTCTTCGGGCCAGGTGGTGGTGGCGCCGTGGCCCGTGAGCGAGTTCGGCCAGAGGGAGAAGATCGTCATCGCGGTCTCGGAGCGCAGCTTCAGCTCGGAGGCGTGCGCGGCGTAGTTCGCGCCGATCGCGATGACCTGCGCGGGGCGCAGCACGGCCGAAGAATGACGCAGCTGCGCGACGGCCGTGAGCTCGGCGCCGGCTGCAAGGCCGGCATCGACCGCGATGCGGGCCTCTGCGAGGCCGGCATCGCCGCGTTCGATGAGGTCTTGGAGGTCGCGCGGGGCGCGCTCCATGATCTCGTCGAGGAAGATCGCGGAGTCTCCGACCACCGCCGCGAGCCGAGGGGTGGTCTGGCCTTCGACTCTGAGGTGGGCGAATCTCACTCCTTCAGGCTATCGGGCCGGCTCGTGGCGTGACTGTGCGGGGTGTACAACGAACCGGCCCGAATGCGCCGTGACGTCGACAATCGATCAGTGCGCCGCCGGTCGCAGGCGAAGCTCCTGCATGCCGCCGTCGACGGCGAGCGCCACACCAGTCGTCGAGCCGGCGTTCGGGCTGGCGAGGTACGCGACCGCCTCGGCGACCTCATCGGCCGAGACCAGCCGGCCATGCGGCTGGCGTGCCTCGAGGGCGGCGCGCTCGGTGGCCGGGTCGGGCGCCGAGGCGAGGAGGCGGCCAATCCAGGGGGTGTCGGCGGTTCCCGGGTTCACGGCGTTCACCCGGACGCCCTGGCGCAGATGATCAGCGGCCATCGCCCGTGTCAACGCGGCGACGGCACCTTTGCTGGCGCTGTAGAGGGCCCGCTCGGGGAGACCGGCGGTCGCGGCGATCGATGAGGTGTTCACGATCGCAGCGGCGGGGGAGCGGCGCAGGTGCGGGAGTGCGGCCCGCGCGACACGCACCATGCCGAGCACGTTGATGTCGAAGACGCGGTGCCATTCGTCGTCGGCGTTCGCCTCGATCGTGCCCTGCGCGCCGATGCCCGCGTTGTTCACGACGATGTCGATACGGCCGAACTCGGCGGCGACCCGCTCAACGGCCGCTCGTACGCTCGCATCGTCGGCGACGTCGACGGCGATGGCGAGGTCGGCGTGCGGTGCGCCATCCGGCTGCAGGTCGAAGACGGCGACCCGCGCGCCGCCCGACTTGAGACGGCCCGCGATCGCGGCGCCGATGCCGGAGGCGCCGCCGGTGACGATGGCGATGAGGTCGGTGAAGTCCTGGTTCATGATGGTCCCTTCCGGATCAGGCCGAAACGTAGCTCTGGCGCTGGCGCCCGAGTCCGTCGATCTCGAGCTCGACGACGTCGCCAGGGGCGAGGTACGGGAAGCGACCCGAGAGCGCCACGCCCTCCGGCGTGCCCGTGAGCACGAGATCGCCCGGCTCGAGCGCGAGCACCTGGCTCAGCTGCCAGACGATCGTGTCGATGCCGAAGATGAGGTCGCTCGTGCGCGAGTCCTGACGGGGTTCTCCATTGACGAAGCTCCGCAGGCGCACGTCGTCGGCGTCCACGTCGTCGCCGGTGACGAGCCACGGGCCGGTCGGGCAGAAGCCGGGCGCGCTCTTGCCCTTGCTCCACTGGCCGCCCGAGGTCGCGAGCTGCCAGTCGCGCTCGGAGAGGTCGTTGACCGTGACGTATCCGGCGATGTGGGCACTCGCGTCCGCGGCGGAGTCGAGGTAGCTCGCCCGAGCGCCGATGACGATGCCGAGCTCCACCTCCCAGTCGGTCTTCGCACTGCCTCGGGGGATCGTGACGTCGTCGAACGGACCGACGACCGTATTCGGCGACTTCATGAACATGACGAGCTGGGTGGGTGGCTCAGACCCGGACTCGGCGGCGTGGGCCGCGTAGTTCATGCCGATGCAGTACACGGCAGACGGGCGCGCGATGGGGGATCCAACGCGAAGCGACGCGGCATCCGGAAGCTCGGGGAGGCTGCTCGCGGCGACGGCGGCCCGTGCTCGCTCCACGCCGCCGTCGGCGAGGAATGCGCCATCGATGTCGGCGGTGACGGGGCGCAGGTCGAGCGTGCGCCCCGCATCGATGACGACGGGGATCTCGGCGCCGGCTGCGCCGAGGCGGGCGAATCTCATATGGGTCCTCTCCGTTGAAGCACTCCATGAACATCTGAGCTCTCAGCTGTTGTCAGTGCGGAATGAGGAAGATTCTTGCATACCTTCCAAGAGTTGACAGCACAGACATCCGATGTTTATGCTCGAGTTCGCCACGAAAGGACGCAATGAGCACGATCGTCAGCGTAGACACCCGGGACATCCGCTTCCCGACTTCCCTCGAGCTCGACGGCTCCGACGCGATGAACCCCGATCCCGACTACTCGGCGGCATACGTCGTCGTCGGCACGGATGCCCCCAGACGGCCTCTCGGGCCACGCGTTCGTGTTCACCATCGGCCGGGGAAACGACGTCGAGGTCGCAGCGCTCGAGGCACTTCGCGGTCACCTGCTCGGCCGGGACGTCGAGCAACTCCTCGGTGACATGGGCGCGACCTGGCGGCTCCTCGCGCACGACTCCCAGCTGCGCTGGCTCGG harbors:
- a CDS encoding DEAD/DEAH box helicase, with amino-acid sequence MAQTRQRQRTRSRDDDAPIIPILARKVREVEQKAQKGKLGPTNRTKFQVIALLMREERARVKADSEVTDSARAELLKRLDGIAQILAKTAARDTSLIALLEPDASISTVAQRFRRDWLLESGAELSPDELIITREPEIKLELAENQVIPASVRSRQLANPFLPPDFSKPTTPVVPVRRLANWELLGPLFKSFEVGSGGQAASMELPEAPKVDRLSPRGLELMKHQVRFIESAREGHRTFLLADEPGLGKTAQSVLAASVAGAYPLLAVVPNVVKMNWAREVERWTPNRRATVIHGDGHSLDAFADVVIVNYDVLDRHMAWLSTLGFKGMVVDEAHFIKNLQSQRSRNVLALAERIRRAAPGGDPLLLALTGTPLINDVDDFRAIWKFLGWIDGDKPSPELLGRLEETGLTPADPGFYTEARRAVIDLGIVRRRKVDVAADLPAKRIADLPVELDDELGRSVRAAERELGNRLAGRFRALVEARKLRIGDLDDEQRDQFIRAVASAELEESKSAKSGENVFTMVRRIGQAKAGLAADYAAQLARSVGKVVFFAKHIDVMDQAEAAFAARELRTVSLRGDQTAFQRQAAIDAFNKDPEVAIAVCSLTAAGVGVNLQAASNVVLAELSWTAAEQTQAIDRVHRIGQDEPVTAWRIIAAHTIDARIAELIDSKQGLAARALDGSDVEPGSADSVQLDALQSILRSALDGSL
- a CDS encoding 6-phosphofructokinase, which codes for MKIGILTSGGDCPGLNAVIRGAVLKGVISHDAEFVGFRWGWRGVVEGDFMPIERHDVRGLSKQGGTILGSSRTNPFEGEGSGPENIQRMLDENGINAIIAIGGEGTLTAARRLTDAGLKIVGVPKTIDNDLAATDYSFGFDTAVEIATEAIDRLRTTAESHGRCMVVEVMGRHVGWIALHSGMAGGAHAILIPEHPTNIDQICEWVESVRDRGRAPLVVVAEGFHLDDMDEAHSHKGLDAFNRPRLGGIAERLAPMIEERTGIESRDTVLGHIQRGGAPSAYDRVLATRLGMASVDAVYDSAWGSMVTLRGTDIETVSIAEAVGSLNRVPESRYDEAKILFG
- a CDS encoding 8-oxo-dGTP diphosphatase; translation: MPLPQVCVCYLLREREGRVEVLLGRKKHGLGMGYFVGLGGKLEPGETATDAAVREVFEESGVTVAAGDLEPRGLLTYHFPHREAWSQESSVFVCRRWEGEPAASDELDPEWFDVATVPFAQMWDDARRWLPGVLDGGLVRRTFVFGADLATVVEEPSSVA
- a CDS encoding inorganic phosphate transporter translates to MDLTLIVVLVIALALFFDFTNGFHDTANAMATPIATGALRPKVAVGLAAILNLVGAFLSTAVATTISGGIINEGEGGVLITPELIFAGLIGAVVWNMVTWLLGLPSSSSHALFGGLIGAALVGFGVEAINFSVVLSKVILPAILAPLTAGLIAYAATKLAYAITRRYDGKPDGRDGFRHGQIFSSSLVALAHGTNDAQKTMGIITLTLVAAGLQSSGDEVQTWVIVTCAIAIALGTYMGGWRIIKTLGTGLTDVKPAQGFAAETSTAATILASTHLGFALSTTQVASGSVIGSGLGRRGSKVRWRTAGRIGIGWLLTLPAAGAVGALAAFIALQGVVGVIIDAVAGVVVISTIFLWSRRNEVSHRNVVSEVAASGRAVKIKRNPKPKRKVAP
- a CDS encoding peptidase, which produces MIDWFAFVIVLVTALVGSTIVVVAYALGIRLLTLSGRTPIVSPAEFTDAITVVTPAEIRQAEKRAAKAAKKSPLSQGQKRAALIGARACFVVSAAAVIFGIYLIVGEHLLLLFG
- a CDS encoding NCS2 family permease, with amino-acid sequence MTTSTPPEAPPQRAKPVNAIDRFFEITARGSTVGTEVRGGIVTFVTMAYIVILNPIILSSGVDVDGDQLGFAQVSAVTGLTAGVMTILFGLVARLPFAFAAGLGINSFLAVSVVGQVTWPEAMGLVLINGLIIVLLAATGLRRLIFDAVPIQLKLAITVGIGLFIAFIGFVDAGFVTATGAGSPPVGLGVDGSVATVPALVFVVTLLLTAILMARRVRGGILIGLVSGTVLAVVVEAIWNIGPKFAGDDVNPGGWGLSVPELTGSWVSVPDLSLVGQVSFGSFERIGVLAALMLVFTLVFTNFFDAMGTMTGLSKEAGLSDAKGDFPRLRSALIVEGVGAVAGGYASASSNTVFIESGAGIGEGARTGLANIVTGVLFLVAMFFTPLVSIVPSEVAAAALVIVGALMMAQIRGIDFSEFSVLMPVFLTITVMPLTYSIANGIGAGFISWVIIRSLAGRAKEITPLLWIVSAGFLIYFARGPVEALLGG
- a CDS encoding DUF4190 domain-containing protein; amino-acid sequence: MTTATHTEPQAPFATPNPHAVPSAETRGFSISSLVLGLVSIVASYTFFVPVVGLVLGIMALKREPASRTMAIWGIVLNSVMLAGAVLVTVGALVFGLAMLPFAFL
- a CDS encoding aspartate ammonia-lyase, giving the protein MHFPGPGEPTRTETDSLGSVEVPADAYWGVHTMRALENFPISKRPISVYPDLIVALASVKQAAARANREVGVLNAEKSAWIDEACQRIIDGEHHDQFVVGVIQGGAGTSTNMNANEVIANLALEIAGYEKARYDVVHPIDDVNRSQSTNDTYPTALKISLAFSLKTLLTELELLRQSFSRKAQEFHEVLKVGRTQLQDAVPMTLGQEFHGFATTLGEDHARLTETIWLLSEINLGATAIGTGITADPGYGAAAVRHLNEITGLSLESAPDLIESTSDAGAFMSFSGSLKRSAIKLSKICNDLRLLSSGPQAGFGEINLPPRQAGSSIMPGKVNPVIPEAVSQVAYAIAGTDVTVTMAAEAGQLQLNAFEPVIAHSLLQSIVWLRQACWTLRVNCVDGITANVERLDSMVASSVGVITALIPFIGYTAAAVIAKEALATGRPVADLVVEAGLMSRSDVVRQLAPSRLSGIHPITTAIPVIDLQGEPSE
- a CDS encoding fumarylacetoacetate hydrolase family protein — its product is MRFAHLRVEGQTTPRLAAVVGDSAIFLDEIMERAPRDLQDLIERGDAGLAEARIAVDAGLAAGAELTAVAQLRHSSAVLRPAQVIAIGANYAAHASELKLRSETAMTIFSLWPNSLTGHGATTTWPEDLTKQVDYEAELGVIIGRPARGVHARDALDYVWGYTVVNDITARDLQFSEAQWSRCKSFDGFTPTGPVVVTADEIADPQDLWLTTNVDGRILQDASTSEMVRSVAEIISYLSRSATIPPGTLISTGSPGGAGYSRNPQVFLRDGATVTVSIGGIGSLTTHCRVI